The following proteins are encoded in a genomic region of alpha proteobacterium U9-1i:
- a CDS encoding glycerophosphoryl diester phosphodiesterase produces the protein MKRLLAASLIALAACSPPASQTEAPSVAQSTALAPADVGAFFDCLRTGSHAIVAAHRGGPAPGYAENAIETFEHTTSQVPALLEIDIARTSDGQLVLMHDDTLDRTTTGTGEVRAHTLEEIQALQLEDEAGTALNAHPPTLRQALDWANGKTILELDVKRGVSYEDVLAVVREANAINRVIFITYSDDAAVRVHNLAPEMMLSVSMDDPADIGALAARGIDLTKVLAWTGTEEPNSALNIALSQRGVEAMFGTLGGENSWDKRFARDGLDQYAAFADTGLQLIATDRPIEAARNLDDNDGDEANAALQCLATR, from the coding sequence GTGAAGCGTTTGCTTGCCGCATCCCTGATCGCGCTCGCCGCCTGTTCGCCGCCGGCGTCGCAAACCGAAGCGCCGTCCGTCGCGCAATCGACGGCGCTGGCGCCGGCCGACGTCGGCGCGTTCTTCGATTGCCTGCGCACGGGCAGCCACGCGATCGTCGCGGCGCATCGCGGCGGCCCCGCGCCCGGCTACGCAGAGAACGCGATCGAGACGTTCGAGCACACGACAAGCCAGGTTCCGGCGTTGCTCGAAATCGATATCGCCCGCACCAGCGACGGCCAGCTCGTGCTGATGCACGACGACACGCTCGACCGCACGACCACTGGCACAGGCGAGGTGCGCGCGCATACGCTGGAGGAGATCCAGGCGCTGCAGCTCGAAGACGAAGCGGGCACGGCGCTCAACGCGCATCCGCCGACGTTGCGCCAGGCGCTCGATTGGGCCAACGGCAAGACGATCCTCGAACTCGATGTGAAGCGCGGCGTCTCGTACGAGGACGTGCTCGCGGTCGTGCGCGAGGCCAACGCCATCAACCGGGTGATCTTCATCACCTACAGCGACGACGCGGCGGTGCGCGTGCACAACCTCGCGCCGGAGATGATGCTGTCGGTGTCGATGGACGATCCGGCCGACATCGGTGCGTTGGCCGCGCGCGGGATCGATCTCACCAAAGTGCTGGCGTGGACGGGCACCGAGGAACCGAACTCCGCGCTCAACATCGCGCTCTCGCAGCGCGGCGTCGAAGCGATGTTCGGCACGCTGGGCGGCGAGAATTCGTGGGACAAGCGCTTCGCGCGCGATGGCCTCGATCAATACGCCGCGTTCGCGGATACGGGTTTGCAGCTCATCGCCACGGATCGACCGATCGAAGCGGCGCGCAATCTCGATGACAATGACGGCGACGAAGCCAACGCCGCTTTGCAGTGCTTGGCGACGAGGTAG